A single window of Leptospira semungkisensis DNA harbors:
- a CDS encoding PP2C family protein-serine/threonine phosphatase gives MDKRSLQKTYVLIKYLVCLILFFSFFSISSEEAKERTSFGRYEFTDPLIPIKLHKEWRFSSQDNPSNSQSELDDSTWFPLATNDEWNRHPEFEEHHGIGWYRSRIHISENALHPGLGLLMPVRAFGYELFLNGKEIYSSEFDPNTKSFSKNNAKPVLIPIPDEILKSGENFIAIRGYSEDNLSSFEGDILFGRTLDLSQEQNSRTIRIISIIAVQLFLFVYSLVLFANRRNEAYYLHYSLLNILLALWLLGFKGYISLITESKTYYIYCTFISAMLINLSLLRFVYTFFSQKRDKAHDGIVFFYTLIVSEILIEYWFTGSILYFMKYLYDPFIASVPLTLLFLIYKVTYFSIKKYAFAFSLLIALLAVFAFFVHGIFIFTDVLADDPMVNEGFFVMSLIFSFVLAKRYSNTFHTLESTQASLKSLNESLETKVIERTQTIAAQKEEIEQKTRILERDLAIAAKIQSSLLPSDLPKIPNIRLAYRYEPMLDVGGDFVDSVVDRTGRAIGIFICDVTGHGTGAAMVASMVKMALADWTDYLSDPGHMLTKMRAQLIGKLNGNFLTATIATFFPETGRLLIANAGHPETVILRRNFPKPELFRPSGMAITELMKTPYHTEITVMGPGDKLVLYTDGLPEARKPNGDFYGDEKFLELLSECAGLDPDPFCSTVIQQIRSFTQDKNNSHDDMAMIVLEYLGKAENITA, from the coding sequence TTGGACAAGAGAAGCTTACAGAAAACGTACGTTCTTATTAAATATCTAGTCTGCCTTATTCTATTCTTTTCCTTCTTCTCTATCTCAAGCGAAGAGGCAAAAGAAAGAACGAGTTTTGGAAGATACGAATTCACAGATCCTCTAATACCAATTAAGCTGCATAAAGAATGGAGATTTTCCTCTCAGGATAATCCCTCAAATTCTCAATCAGAATTAGATGATTCCACCTGGTTCCCGCTCGCAACAAACGACGAATGGAACCGTCACCCGGAATTCGAAGAACACCATGGGATAGGCTGGTACCGTTCCCGCATCCATATCTCCGAAAATGCTCTGCATCCGGGGTTAGGACTGCTCATGCCAGTCCGTGCATTCGGATATGAATTATTCTTAAATGGTAAGGAGATCTACTCCTCTGAGTTTGATCCGAATACGAAATCATTCAGCAAGAATAACGCAAAACCAGTCCTCATTCCGATCCCCGATGAGATATTAAAATCGGGAGAGAATTTCATCGCAATTCGAGGTTACTCGGAAGATAATCTTTCTTCTTTCGAAGGAGATATTTTATTCGGGAGAACCTTGGACCTTTCGCAGGAACAAAACTCCAGAACGATCCGCATCATCTCGATCATTGCAGTTCAACTCTTTCTATTTGTTTATAGTTTAGTTCTTTTTGCCAATAGAAGGAACGAGGCCTATTATCTTCATTACAGTTTGTTAAATATCCTCTTAGCACTGTGGCTTTTAGGGTTCAAAGGATATATAAGCCTAATCACAGAATCCAAGACATATTATATTTATTGTACATTTATCTCAGCGATGCTAATCAACCTTTCCTTATTGAGGTTCGTGTATACTTTCTTTTCGCAAAAAAGAGATAAAGCCCATGACGGGATCGTATTCTTTTATACGTTAATCGTGTCCGAGATCTTAATAGAGTATTGGTTTACCGGATCGATTTTGTATTTCATGAAATATTTATATGATCCGTTTATCGCTTCAGTCCCGCTTACTCTCCTATTTCTAATCTACAAAGTAACTTACTTTTCCATCAAAAAATATGCATTCGCATTTTCCTTGCTCATTGCTCTTCTTGCAGTATTCGCTTTCTTTGTTCACGGGATCTTTATTTTCACAGATGTTCTTGCGGACGACCCTATGGTAAATGAAGGCTTCTTCGTGATGAGCCTGATCTTTTCGTTCGTTCTTGCTAAGAGATATTCTAATACGTTCCATACTCTTGAGTCCACGCAAGCCTCTCTAAAGTCTTTGAATGAATCCTTAGAAACAAAGGTGATCGAAAGGACCCAAACGATTGCCGCTCAAAAAGAAGAGATAGAGCAAAAGACAAGGATCCTAGAAAGAGATCTAGCGATCGCGGCAAAGATCCAATCTTCTCTTTTACCTTCCGATCTACCTAAGATTCCTAATATTAGATTGGCTTATAGATACGAGCCTATGTTAGATGTGGGCGGAGATTTCGTAGATTCAGTAGTAGACAGAACAGGAAGAGCTATCGGAATCTTTATCTGCGATGTAACAGGCCACGGAACAGGAGCCGCAATGGTAGCTTCTATGGTGAAAATGGCTCTTGCCGATTGGACTGATTATCTAAGTGATCCAGGGCATATGCTCACCAAGATGAGAGCCCAATTGATCGGAAAGTTAAACGGAAATTTTTTAACCGCCACGATAGCTACCTTCTTTCCGGAAACAGGAAGATTGCTGATCGCGAATGCAGGTCATCCGGAGACAGTAATCCTTCGCAGAAATTTTCCTAAACCGGAATTGTTTCGTCCTTCCGGAATGGCGATCACTGAGCTGATGAAGACTCCTTATCATACGGAAATTACCGTCATGGGACCTGGAGATAAATTGGTTCTCTACACTGACGGTCTTCCTGAGGCGAGAAAGCCTAATGGCGATTTTTACGGAGATGAGAAGTTCTTAGAATTATTAAGCGAATGCGCTGGTTTAGATCCGGATCCTTTTTGTTCTACGGTTATACAACAGATCCGAAGCTTTACCCAAGATAAGAACAACTCTCACGACGATATGGCAATGATCGTCTTGGAATATTTGGGCAAGGCGGAAAATATTACCGCTTAG
- the thiC gene encoding phosphomethylpyrimidine synthase ThiC gives MESNQQTVSSEFEIPRKEIKLTDGTVYSAYSTEGPWKDGWNPSDWTVGIPKLREKWVRARESGQNPVKNHSQMHFAKQGLITEEMKYVALREGMDPEFVRSEIARGRAIIPSNKNHLELEPMIIGKNFLVKINANIGNSALSSSIQEEVEKLRWATKWGADTVMDLSTGKNIHETREWIIRNSPVPIGTVPIYQALEKVKGKAENLSLSVFLETLEEQAEQGVDYFTIHSGVLLRYIPLTAKRVTGIVSRGGSIIAKWCLAHHQENFLYTGFEEICKVMKKYGVSFSLGDGLRPGSIADANDEAQFAELRTLGELTQIAWKEDIQVMIEGPGHVPLDKIKENVDLQMEICKEAPFYTLGPLVTDIAPGYDHITSAIGAAMIGWHGTAMLCYVTPKEHLGLPDREDVKQGVIAYKIAAHAADLAKGHPGAKQRDDLLSKARFEFRWEDQFALSLDPDTAQSFHDETLPQDRMKTAHFCSMCGPHFCSMHLTQELRKYAEEKGISSEEAMEEGLKEKSEEFLRKGADVYVSSE, from the coding sequence ATGGAATCCAATCAACAGACGGTCTCTTCCGAGTTCGAGATCCCAAGAAAAGAAATCAAATTAACCGATGGCACTGTTTACAGCGCTTATAGCACGGAAGGTCCCTGGAAAGACGGCTGGAATCCTTCCGACTGGACAGTAGGAATTCCCAAGCTCAGAGAAAAATGGGTAAGAGCCAGAGAATCCGGTCAGAATCCGGTCAAAAACCATTCTCAAATGCATTTCGCAAAGCAAGGATTGATAACCGAAGAGATGAAATACGTCGCTCTTAGGGAAGGAATGGATCCTGAGTTTGTAAGAAGCGAGATTGCGAGGGGAAGAGCGATCATTCCTTCCAATAAGAATCACTTAGAATTGGAGCCGATGATTATCGGCAAAAACTTCTTAGTCAAGATCAATGCGAATATCGGGAATTCGGCTCTTTCTTCTTCCATACAAGAGGAAGTGGAGAAGTTACGCTGGGCGACAAAATGGGGAGCTGATACGGTGATGGATCTTTCTACCGGAAAGAATATCCACGAGACCAGAGAATGGATTATCCGAAATTCTCCTGTCCCAATCGGTACTGTTCCTATTTACCAAGCTCTCGAAAAAGTAAAAGGGAAGGCAGAGAATCTGAGTCTTTCCGTGTTCTTAGAAACCTTAGAAGAGCAAGCGGAACAAGGTGTGGATTATTTCACAATCCATTCTGGAGTTCTGCTGAGATACATTCCTCTGACTGCGAAGAGAGTGACCGGTATCGTTTCGAGGGGAGGTTCCATTATCGCAAAATGGTGCCTTGCTCATCATCAAGAGAATTTTCTTTATACCGGCTTTGAAGAGATCTGCAAGGTCATGAAGAAATACGGGGTTTCCTTCTCCTTGGGAGACGGTTTGAGACCTGGAAGCATTGCGGATGCGAATGACGAGGCTCAGTTTGCAGAGCTTAGGACTCTCGGAGAATTAACCCAAATCGCTTGGAAAGAAGATATTCAAGTAATGATAGAAGGGCCCGGACATGTTCCTTTGGATAAGATCAAAGAGAATGTGGATCTGCAAATGGAGATCTGTAAGGAGGCTCCATTTTATACGTTAGGACCTCTTGTCACGGATATCGCTCCCGGTTACGATCATATCACTTCTGCCATTGGTGCGGCTATGATAGGCTGGCATGGAACTGCGATGCTTTGTTATGTAACTCCAAAGGAACATTTGGGTTTGCCTGATAGAGAGGATGTAAAGCAAGGAGTGATCGCGTATAAGATCGCAGCACACGCGGCGGATTTGGCTAAGGGACATCCTGGTGCAAAGCAAAGGGATGATTTATTGAGCAAGGCTCGCTTTGAATTCAGATGGGAAGACCAATTTGCTCTATCTTTGGATCCTGATACTGCTCAGTCATTTCATGACGAGACACTTCCCCAAGATAGAATGAAGACTGCACATTTCTGTTCTATGTGCGGGCCTCATTTTTGTTCCATGCATTTGACACAGGAACTTAGAAAGTATGCAGAAGAGAAGGGAATCTCTAGCGAAGAAGCGATGGAAGAAGGATTGAAAGAAAAATCCGAAGAATTCCTGAGAAAAGGCGCAGATGTATATGTTTCTTCCGAGTAG